Proteins encoded within one genomic window of Anopheles gambiae chromosome 3, idAnoGambNW_F1_1, whole genome shotgun sequence:
- the LOC3291384 gene encoding protein cortex isoform X1 has translation MAFAVKKRTNNRLNEIEKLQQPANFLPNSYGDRFIPRRYALSRSSRFKAESMPEQKTDPMVMKEMPGYWRTHHYSSVLKSQLGLVSTHDKILSFRDSTSRQVCKRLANKRPLECIVRPTYSNQQKLDWSCHPRTKPIGFIEAVHDLPNIKTYYHKIIDWSAAGQIAAIFSKKLVIWTPNTDEIIGLGAQYATSIAFEPAGTRLAMGIFMMNRPWLNIFDDPARPQSERHGSLKMLDPLDHPISCLTWDGSGLYVLCGFGNGQISIVRIRPAANINQCESKYCVHKGSIIAIKFSCGCRYMATADDLGQLYLWHWSAGNLTPITNWDSSMCAFFDWHPWREDEIVIADSEPILIALYHVPSRQVLSYYQRRESDCILTTLSFNKLSGELVVCYSFTDLSKPPEILVLASMDRVVDVMRNHDDCIVHLLWSPDGKQLASVGYDETLTIWNFFGTSPTNECKKRKLQCEPPVSSGSSRTDGRACGNAGSSWDASRIPCNRNKEATYRDLASSFLFKAMR, from the exons CTTCAACAACCGGCGAACTTTTTGCCCAATTCCTACGGTGATCGATTTATTCCCCGTCGATACGCACTGTCCCGATCGAGCCGGTTCAAGGCTGAAAGCATGCCGGAACAGAAAACGGATCCAATGGTGATG AAGGAGATGCCTGGCTACTGGCGTACCCATCACTATTCGAGCGTGCTGAAAAGCCAGCTCGGGCTGGTCTCGACGCACGATAAGATACTGTCCTTCCGCGATAGCACCAGCCGGCAGGTTTGCAAACGGCTCGCCAACAAGCGCCCGCTGGAGTGCATCGTCCGCCCCACGTACAGCAACCAGCAGAAGCTGGACTGGAGCTGCCATCCGCGCACCAAACCGATCGGGTTCATCGAAGCCGTGCACGATCTGCCCAACATCAAGACGTACTATCACAAAATCATCGACTGGTCCGCGGCCGGGCAGATTGCGGCAATCTTCAGCAAAAAGCTCGTCATCTGGACGCCCAACACGGACGAGATCATTGGGCTGGGGGCCCAGTACGCGACGTCGATCGCGTTCGAGCCGGCGGGCACCCGGCTGGCCATGGGCATTTTTATGATGAACCGACCGTGGCTGAACATCTTCGACGACCCGGCCAGGCCGCAGTCGGAGCGGCACGGCTCGCTCAAGATGCTCGACCCGCTGGACCACCCGATCAGCTGTCTGACCTGGGACGGTAGCGGACTGTACGTGCTGTGCGGGTTTGGCAATGGTCAGATTTCGATCGTGCGCATCCGGCCGGCGGCCAACATTAACCAGTGCGAAAGCAAGTACTGCGTGCACAAGGGTTCGATCATCGCGATCAAGTTCTCGTGCGGGTGCCGGTACATGGCGACCGCGGACGATCTCGGCCAGCTGTACCTGTGGCACTGGAGCGCCGGCAACCTAACGCCCATTACCAACTGGGACAGCTCGATGTGCGCCTTCTTCGACTGGCATCCGTGGCGCGAGGATGAGATTGTGATCG cCGACAGCGAACCGATCCTGATCGCACTGTACCACGTCCCGAGCCGCCAGGTGCTGTCGTACTATCAACGTCGCGAGAGTGATTGTATCTTGACGACGCTTTCGTTCAACAAGCTTTCCGGCGAGCTGGTCGTGTGCTACTCCTTCACGG ATCTCAGCAAACCACCCGAAATACTTGTTCTCGCGTCGATGGATCGCGTGGTGGATGTGATGCGCAATCACGATGACTGCATCGTACACCTCCTGTGGAGTCCGGATGGAAAGCAGCTGG CAAGTGTAGGGTATGATGAAACGCTCACGATTTGGAACTTCTTCGGTACCTCACCCACAAACGAATGCAAGAAGAGGAAGCTGCAATGCGAACCGCCGGTCAGTAGCGGTAGCTCACGGACCGATGGAAGAGCGTGTGGCAATGCTGGCAGTTCCTGGGACGCATCTCGCATCCCGTGCAACCGTAACAAAGAAGCCACCTATCGTGATCTGGCCTCGAGTTTTCTTTTCAAGGCAATgcgctga
- the LOC3291384 gene encoding protein cortex isoform X2 yields MAFAVKKRTNNRLNEIEKLQQPANFLPNSYGDRFIPRRYALSRSSRFKAESMPEQKTDPMVMEMPGYWRTHHYSSVLKSQLGLVSTHDKILSFRDSTSRQVCKRLANKRPLECIVRPTYSNQQKLDWSCHPRTKPIGFIEAVHDLPNIKTYYHKIIDWSAAGQIAAIFSKKLVIWTPNTDEIIGLGAQYATSIAFEPAGTRLAMGIFMMNRPWLNIFDDPARPQSERHGSLKMLDPLDHPISCLTWDGSGLYVLCGFGNGQISIVRIRPAANINQCESKYCVHKGSIIAIKFSCGCRYMATADDLGQLYLWHWSAGNLTPITNWDSSMCAFFDWHPWREDEIVIADSEPILIALYHVPSRQVLSYYQRRESDCILTTLSFNKLSGELVVCYSFTDLSKPPEILVLASMDRVVDVMRNHDDCIVHLLWSPDGKQLASVGYDETLTIWNFFGTSPTNECKKRKLQCEPPVSSGSSRTDGRACGNAGSSWDASRIPCNRNKEATYRDLASSFLFKAMR; encoded by the exons CTTCAACAACCGGCGAACTTTTTGCCCAATTCCTACGGTGATCGATTTATTCCCCGTCGATACGCACTGTCCCGATCGAGCCGGTTCAAGGCTGAAAGCATGCCGGAACAGAAAACGGATCCAATGGTGATG GAGATGCCTGGCTACTGGCGTACCCATCACTATTCGAGCGTGCTGAAAAGCCAGCTCGGGCTGGTCTCGACGCACGATAAGATACTGTCCTTCCGCGATAGCACCAGCCGGCAGGTTTGCAAACGGCTCGCCAACAAGCGCCCGCTGGAGTGCATCGTCCGCCCCACGTACAGCAACCAGCAGAAGCTGGACTGGAGCTGCCATCCGCGCACCAAACCGATCGGGTTCATCGAAGCCGTGCACGATCTGCCCAACATCAAGACGTACTATCACAAAATCATCGACTGGTCCGCGGCCGGGCAGATTGCGGCAATCTTCAGCAAAAAGCTCGTCATCTGGACGCCCAACACGGACGAGATCATTGGGCTGGGGGCCCAGTACGCGACGTCGATCGCGTTCGAGCCGGCGGGCACCCGGCTGGCCATGGGCATTTTTATGATGAACCGACCGTGGCTGAACATCTTCGACGACCCGGCCAGGCCGCAGTCGGAGCGGCACGGCTCGCTCAAGATGCTCGACCCGCTGGACCACCCGATCAGCTGTCTGACCTGGGACGGTAGCGGACTGTACGTGCTGTGCGGGTTTGGCAATGGTCAGATTTCGATCGTGCGCATCCGGCCGGCGGCCAACATTAACCAGTGCGAAAGCAAGTACTGCGTGCACAAGGGTTCGATCATCGCGATCAAGTTCTCGTGCGGGTGCCGGTACATGGCGACCGCGGACGATCTCGGCCAGCTGTACCTGTGGCACTGGAGCGCCGGCAACCTAACGCCCATTACCAACTGGGACAGCTCGATGTGCGCCTTCTTCGACTGGCATCCGTGGCGCGAGGATGAGATTGTGATCG cCGACAGCGAACCGATCCTGATCGCACTGTACCACGTCCCGAGCCGCCAGGTGCTGTCGTACTATCAACGTCGCGAGAGTGATTGTATCTTGACGACGCTTTCGTTCAACAAGCTTTCCGGCGAGCTGGTCGTGTGCTACTCCTTCACGG ATCTCAGCAAACCACCCGAAATACTTGTTCTCGCGTCGATGGATCGCGTGGTGGATGTGATGCGCAATCACGATGACTGCATCGTACACCTCCTGTGGAGTCCGGATGGAAAGCAGCTGG CAAGTGTAGGGTATGATGAAACGCTCACGATTTGGAACTTCTTCGGTACCTCACCCACAAACGAATGCAAGAAGAGGAAGCTGCAATGCGAACCGCCGGTCAGTAGCGGTAGCTCACGGACCGATGGAAGAGCGTGTGGCAATGCTGGCAGTTCCTGGGACGCATCTCGCATCCCGTGCAACCGTAACAAAGAAGCCACCTATCGTGATCTGGCCTCGAGTTTTCTTTTCAAGGCAATgcgctga